The segment CAGCTTGCTAATGACTAGGAGCCCTCCAGCCGGTAAAACTTAAGTGAGTTGACCGACTAACCTAGTCACCTCAGAAAGAGAATTAGAGCCTGAAAAGGGCAAAAAGAGACCCCTTTGCATCTTGTTGCTCTTATCCCGCGAGATAAGCTTTTCTTCTTTGCTTTGAACACTTCCTTATCCCGCGAGACCTTTATTCTTTGCTCCCTGCAAaagttggcacaaaaattgccaacaactCCTCTTGGTCTGCAACATCTCATTTGTTGCTTCTTATGCTCTCATTCAtactgatgatggatcacaaagtgtgatccggaACGTTGATCTAAAAACTCGCACACGATCTTATCCAGAAATCTACTACAAAGAATTGCAATATATTGTTCTGATTAGGCAAAATTGGGAGAGGCTTGAACCATACAAAATAGCCAATAAAGCAAACAAGTGGGTGGAACTCACAAAGAGTGAGACCACCAAAACTTAAAAAGGATAATAATCATTTTTGAAAGTGAGCCTTTTGATTGAAGCAACAAACGAGCAGAAACAAGGGTCCCAAGTCCCCAGTATTTTTTTGTTACTTGATGTTTCTCTAGGTATACTCCTATTATAGCCACTATGTAAAAAATTTGGTTATTTCAATATATTATAGGTGGGTTACTACCTTTGAACAtgcaaaaataaatatatttattataatattatttttttattgatatACCTATATATTCATTGTAAATTATGTCCAGAAAATATAATATTGTGGTAGTAAGTTTCATTATCAgctaaaatatcaaaacaaaatatTGAAACATCGATGTGGATTTATGTTTCCTAATGTTATTctattggttttcacatttttgtccTTCTTTTGTATTTATTTATAACTTTTACAATTATACTTTTTCAAATTGGATTCTATTGTCCTCTAtactcattttttaattttttaattttattttattttttagatttatttatatttatgtgaTGATATTTTACAAGATCTTTTGACTAGATAAAGCAGGAGGGGGCCCAAACCCTTACATAACAACCACACAAGTGGACAAGATATTTTACTAGATGTTAGTTATACATAATTGTTTTATAAATGGTATTAGAcatcctatcaatcaatcaatcaattaacgAACCAATCAATCAATTAGTCACTCAGTCAATCTATATGAATCAAtcgaattttaaaaatatttattaattttagttgtgttggtttTTTGCAATATGTTGAACATGTAAATTtgaaaaataacaataaatatttACATACTTACAATATAAGATTATTTATGCCATTATAAAATATCTTTGAGTGTAATAattcttaagtaaataaaataactcGAAATTAATAACTCTCTTAATGTTTTTTTAAtagatatatttaaaaaaatctataATAATCTAAtaacaatttaaaattcaattaaaGTTATTTACTTTCGACTCATATATAGCTCATCACCATTCTTCTCTCTTTTAAGATTTAATAATTCATTTTTAAGGTGTACTCTTCTGAATTAACCAATCATTTTATCAACAATTTAATAATGCTTATTATATATAGTTTTCAATAGACAACGTGACAAAAAATAACTCCAACATGCTTCTATTGTTGTGTGGAGTCAATGACCCCTAGATATGTACGTTCCTATTATGTCGATTATCTCTGTTTCGACTTTAATTCACCGTCATCAAACTGGCATATTGCCAACATATTGTTTTGCATTAAACAAGAATGCTGGATTACAAAAGTATTGCTACAAATATGACGTGGCAAACGAAGAAAGCGAAATAAGAGTATGCAGCCAAACTGAGACAGGTTGTTTTACAAGATTGTTTAGTGAGCCATTTACGAAAGATTTAAGCAATGAGAGGGAAATCTACTTTGTCCTATTTAAACATGGTGTTAATACCAACTTTAATTATTATTGCGAGGCCCATGCATCGATCCATCCGGTGTCatataaagaaaacaagaaaatcagCTGTCAGAATCTTATACAATCCCAAGATTACCCCTATAAAAAAATTGATCCTTTTGCAGGTCAAACTTAAGGTTTATTTCCAAATTCATTCAAAGCATAAGGTGTTTTTGGTGATCCAGATATGGGCTCATCAATCTGTAAGTTTTACATAATTCCCATCCTTATATTCTTGATTTGCGCAGGATTTTCTGTTTCAGATTTTAATGGCGATGAGAGAAGTTCTCTGATTATCCTGGGAGATCATCTTGATCCCCTAAACAAGACAATCCTGCATAGCAATTGGACAAGTGCCCATTGCTATGAAAATGTGAGCCACTGGATAGGTATAAGATGCATGAATGGGCGTGCTGTCCAATTATTCTTAGAGGGCATGTGGCTTGATGGAAGCATTCCGTGGGATGTTTTTGCAAACGTAACAGAATTGAGAGTGCTCAGTTTTAAGAACAATACCTTGACCGGAAGTCTTCcagatttttcaaattttcatttgatCAAGCAAATTGACTTCTCATATAATAAACTCAATGGGAGCATCCCATTGAGTCTGGTGAATTCGAGTCTCTTGCAGGAATTGTATCTGCAGAATAATGAGCTGACAGGTTCAATCCCTGCTTTCAATCAGTCTAGTCTGAAGGCCTTCGACGTTTCAAACAATCAGTTGACAGGTTCTATTCCAAATACTGCTGTGTTGAATTCATTTAATGAACCTGCTTACTTGGGCAATGATTTAATGTGTGGCACAAAATTGTCTCATGATTGTTCAATGTCACCTTCACCTTTACCTTCATCTTTACGTTCACCTTTACCTTCACCTTCACCTTCACCGTCACCGTCACCATCCCCATCAGCATCACCATCACCAGATGATAGATCCAAATCAAGTGGTTTATCTAAAGACATTCTCGCTCTCATTTATATTGTAAGCGCTGCACTTGTATTGATCATAATTGTGCTCTTTGCTTCCTTATATCAAAAGTTTATATAATCTAAGGATTAACTGCTTCCTCCACAAAgctacaaaatattgtagaagaggCAAATTCATAAATGTTGTTTAGCTGTAGTAGTATGGTGTGCTACAAATATTAAATGCATTGTAATTTCTCAAGTCCTTCAGAAATTGAGGCATATTGTAGTGTTTTTCATTAAATTGAATAGAAGTTTGTGTTAGTTTAAATCGAGCATAGAAATAACATAAAACAATGAAAGAAAAACAGAATTAAAGAATGAGACTTGAGACACGATTTACAGTGGTTCGTCAAATATCTATGTCCACTCTCAAGCAGGGAAATCATCTATTAATTAATATCCAATCATACAACATACATGACTGCACTCGGTCATTTATGCAATCACATTCAGCTGTGAAACGAATAGTTTGGGGAAgtacattcccaacaatctccctcgTGAAGGCCAACCAATACAGTCATACACAATGACATCCCTACTTCCAAAATTCACGGTATAACCAGACCCATCGAAGATTTTAATTTTGCTAAAATCTGCTCACGAAAACTTCAAATGAACCTTCTCCAACTCAAACTTGAGTCAAAAACGCTTTTCAGCGCAAATTCACCGATTATGCCAAAATCAGAGACATCAATGTGTAATACGAAACCTCCATCCAAAAATGTATCATTTAAtaaattttcaacttctcttgtctCAGTTGAAGGAAGTCCATTTATTACAATGTCTGCATCCCAGACAACCTCCTATAAATTTGTGACAACCTTGAGTGGACAGAGTGGCGTATCAATCATGCTCAGACAAAATCCATCCTTCAGTATCTCATCGGCATACAAAACACGGTCACCAAGCCTGGCTTCAACATATTGGAGCTATGCACAGCGCCTAATGAAGCGTTGTAGGACATCTTCCAGAGAGTTAATTACCTCAAACAAGTGCTCTGTTGTGGCTCGATCCACTGTCCGCCCAGCCCTCTACCATATCTTGACATGCACCTTGTCGCGGAAGCAGCCTTATGCATCATTCAAGAGGGATGCAACCACACTGCCCCATGCACCAGAACTGACTCCAACAATCTTCAGCACATCACCAGAAGATTTTCCCAGCAAGCGACGGAACTCCTCAACCTTCTCTTCTGCAGCGCTGGCCTTGGTGTTCCCTGCTTCGGTTGCTCCCAGGGTTTGTTGATTAGAAACTTCTTCATTAGGTCGCTTGACACCGGTGACCACTCCCATCGTAGCTCGAGGATCTACTCCAGGCCATATTGTCTGATGTAGAGGAGGAGAAACAAGAAATCTGCCTGGAAAATAAATGCTAGACAACCCATAGCCCACTGCAGTATCGCTACCACAAAAGGGTGATGAATCACCACCGTTCATAAGAAAAGAACTACTAGAATCAGGGTGGTACCTCGAAGAATCGAGTCTCTGGGTTGCTACTTTAGAGGGTATATACTGATAAATTCCAAGAGAGACGAACCGGCCACCACAATAATGCCCAGCTCCTAAGTTCGAAGGCGTGGGAGAGGAGCTGCTCTACATGCACAAAGAAGGAGTCCCTTCACCTCCTTTAACTGGCGAGTTTTGTAAACACTCTTCTTGTCCGTTACACAGGCCTTCCCTCTCTGCGGCTACCAATACCTGGTCCTCCTGACCCCAATCCAAAACCTTTTCTGTACACCACTAGTACTCTGAAAGGGTCTCTTCTTTCCAAGCAAACACAACTGCATTGTCATATTCACCACCATCATTAGGACTGCTTTGATAACCATACACAGCACCAACGGGCTCCATGTCAAATTAGTTGTTTGTATTTCTTGCAGAAGCTTGTGCACTAcctgcaatcaatgcattccactcaGCCTCTACTTCTATAGTCTCCATCAATAAATCGTCACTCTTTTTTGTTTTTGAAATCCAATTTCTTCAAAGACTTTATCCTCAGCCTTTCTGAAGTCTTTTGGATCCTACGCAGCCTTGAGCTAGGGGCTCTCACCGACCTCCTTGAGCTTTGTAATCCCTACGCTCCTGGGATCTTCAGTCGCCTAGTACCTCGAATCCTCTTGTGGCTTCTTTCCACCAAGGAAAAACTTTTCTATCAACAAGACATGCATTTTTGTGAGGAAAGAGTCCTCTGTTAGAAGcttcccatcactttcctcttCCTAAAATAAGGTCTCTTCAAAAAACTCCCACTCTTTCTCAAAATTGTTTTTTCCAACATTCATTATACGACACAAAACCTTCAACTTCTGATCCATACAAATCAGTTGATCTGTGAGTAAGAGATTTTCTTCCTTCAACCTCACAATTTTTTCTTCTTGGTAATCCTCCTGAGACTTGTTCTCAACTTCCTCGATTTCATCTTCACTAGCCTCAGCATCCTCCTCTTCAGCTGAATCCAAATTGTCAATAAATTCTTCAATAACAAAATCAAcgtcatcctcttcttcctccatctctgctcaagccaacttggctctgataccaattgttagtttaaatcGAGCAGAGAAATAACATAAAACAATgaaagaaaaatagaattaaagaatGAGACACGAGACATGATTTACAGTGGTTCGGCAAATGACTATGTCCATTCTCAAGCAGGGAAACCATCTATTAACTAATATCCAATCATACAACATACATGactgcactcagtcatttataCAATCACATTCAGCTGTGAAATGAATAGTTTGGGGAAGTCAAAAGGTCAtctgaccattgggcttcacattcccaataGTTTAGATGTTGTAGTATTTCTATTTTTCCTCTATTCACCATATTAGAGCCAAGTTGAAATTGAAGAAAAGATCGAGAAGAATGTGGGTTTGAATGATTATGAATGTATAAGTTTGCACATTCATAGGCGAATTCCCAAAGGGAGCAGATCATAGTATTTATAAAGAGGCACAATGACCTCCCCTCTGCACATTTTCAGCATGGCAGTTAGATTTAAAACGTCATGAGAAAAAGTTTTGAGAATTTGTTATGGGATGATTCAGAGTCAATAGATTAGGTTTTGAGTCAAGTTATGAatgttgttaatcaaatcaaattaTATGAAATAGAAATAACTTATTAGAAGATTATAGAATTCAAAAATTTACTTAGTAAATTTGATGTTATTATTACAATTGAAAAGTTCAAAGATTTTGCATTATTATTTGTTGATGAGATTTTTATTATCCCATTAATTTAGAATGTGTAAGAAAAATGATTCCTTTTTAGAGAATGCATTTAAATCACAGGTTTCATTCAATAGAGATTGAGAAAGAGAAAGGTCAAGATCTAGAGACGAGTAGAAATAATAATCAAAGAGATAGATGGAGTAGTCCAAATCAAAATGCTTgctaaatcaaaaaatttaaatggtgaTTTAGAAGAAGTCATGTGCAACAACAACTAGTGTATGTTGTTAGTCTAATTTGAAAATTTATGAAAACATAAAAGAATCAAATTTTTAAGTTGGGAATAGAGTATTGAGATATGTATCAAAGATAGTTAGAATATATGGAATATTGTATTCCACAACTAATATTTTTTATTCGATTGTCTATACCAATAGTTATTTTATAGGTAACATAAATGATAGGGAGAGAACTTCCAAATATATATTTCACTTTAGATTAGACTTAGCTTCATGAGCATCAATGAAATATCCTATTCtatcattttataagaaaaaaTAGAGTATGaagaacaatactaacaacatATCAAGTAGTTTGGATACATCAAGTATTATTAGATTTGATGTATGAGTAAGAGGATCCAACAcacatattttgtgataataaaTCAATAAGCACACTATCAAAGAATCATATTTTTCACAAAAGGAGCAAGTATATTgatctaccaagtatcatttcatTAGACATATAGTAAATAATGGAGGGTTCTGAGTATCTAAGAATCTAAGATTGAATTCAAGCATTACAGTTATTGAAGTGGCTAGTGTTAGAAATTAAGGAGTGTTAAAATAAATAATCAGTTAAATTATCCCACCATAATTATTAAATAAAGCTaactattattttaaaaaaattaattaacttGCTAGAAGAGGAAAATTATTAAATGTTATTTACTTTTTGTAGTATGGTAtgagaaaaatattaaatgcattataaTCTCTAAACTCCTCTATCTATTGATgcatcttttaaatatttttcataaacttGAATAGAAGTTTGAATGTTGAACTATTTCTATTTTGTCTCCATTCGCCATCTTATTGTTACAAAAATATATCGGGAGTTTGAAAGTGCACTAGCTTCCTAGTTTATATTAATGATCAATAACTCTATAGGGATTAATAATTTAAGAACTTGATCTCTATTGAGCTAAGTGCTTTGAGATCTACCCTATAAGGATTTACCTAAATATGAAAGAAAGTAAGATTTATAAAATGTATTCActacaaaaataaaggaaaatatTCTAAATTAGGTGTATTGTAATTTATATTCATCTAGAAACACTTCATTCTTCCATATAAATTTATGGTATAGCACTAGGATACAAGTGAAAACTATTGATAATTAAGTCCCCCGATAACTATGTTAACTTCTTTTATCCTCAAGGATAAAAAAGGCAGTTTGATTTTTTCTTACATGGTCAACTTGGTGGTCCAGACCTCTAGCTTTGTTGAGGTGGTTTGTATGTACCATTACATTGTGTTGGTGAAGGACAAAGGCGTTGATAGAATCATTAATGAAGGGGATTCAAAAATGTCAAAATGATGCTTAATGGAAAGGCTTTCCTTAGTTGGGTTGTGTGTGATCTCATCTCAAATTCCCATTGCTATTTTGGAAATATCAATCAACATAGATTAGCTCATACCTTCCATGAAGGTAACATGTCAATCAACAGGCTGGTGAATTTGGGcactttcattcaaaatttgaagatatggACCTCTATGGAAGACTTCACTAATGACGTGGGAGCCACGATCATTAAAGATCAAAGATCCAATGTGGTTAATTAATATGTTGTTTGCCATTTTAATGGGTCTTTTCATTTGTTACTCTCATAAGTATTCTAAGTGGGGAAAGTCCTTTCCTTTTTCGGATGGGACAacctttttaaatttaatttaagtcTACAATTTTTAGCTTTTCATCTCTAACATTCCCACTCTTTCTATTTTGAGAAAGGTTACTTTCACTGCTAAGTACTGGCCTACCATGGGTGTCCATTTGATTCAAGTGGAGCCCAACAATTGTGAGACTTCGAATTAAGGGGATAAAAAAGTCTATTTtggatggttgataagggtttttatGGATGAAGGACACTAGGAAGAAATTATATGTTGTTAAATTTGAGCTTTGATTTATATGACTTGTCTTTTTATAAACCATGTTTTATATTTGTTGTAACAACATTGACTAACTATTACAAACAATCTATATTTCAACATATTATTACaatattgactaactattagcaaATACTCGTGTTATTTTATATCTATTATAACAATaatgattaattattaataacattCATAATAAGAACATTCAAGTACTTTTTATATTATGTACTTAATTTATCTTTTTAGGTTTTTACCATACATCTTCTATCATACATTCTTTCATATTAAATTATTAGCATATGTTTTAGCGTTTCATTCAAATCCATTAACAAACCTTAGCATATTATTCTAAGTGCATTATCAAATTATAAGCATAGTATAAGCATATtatagacacataaaattgaccACTTGTGTTTGGTCAATTTACCTCTATTTCATCTAATTCTCatcatttatattaattaaataatatcttattatttaattattatcatcTATTTTGCTCTAATCTTTCTAAGTCCTGGCTTAAGGTAAATAATTACCTTTAATTATTTACCCATTCTTAGACCATGTTttcccatcaattaaataaataaatcctatttatttaattaccctcCTCATATGTCATATCCTCCAATTCTGCCACTTGCCTCCTAATCACTTCCTAATTTCCTCTTAATCCACTCACTAAGCATGTGCACGCACTTAATCTTTGATTAAGTGAGGTCAACTCCTCCCATCACATCAAGCACATGGGCTTGTCCCCTCAAGTACccaaaagaaattttaaattcatttattcCTCTCCTTCATCCTCTACCATAGATCTTCAtccttcaatctcaaccatccatctcTTTTCATACCTCAACCTATTTATCCAATCCTTAGCCATTttttgactctctctctctctcacacctaTATCTTCCATTTGAGTGCCATTTTGCTATCGTATTTTCAAGTGAGAATGCATCCAACCAGACATCTTGGGGAAAATATACACAATGGAAAGTTTAATATAGATCGATTTTGTTAAATTATATGCTCGTTTGACCTCTTTAGCATAATCTTgagtgtttgtttgatttttgtgttTGTTTGGTTTTATTGCTAAATCGTTCACATATTGAACACAAATTTCATTATAGCTATTAGcttattatttatttgtattttttaatttattttgtataaATTTACCATTATTGTTGAGTAATTTACAATATTTTGTACaactttaatttattatattttatttaattcttcTTCTTAGCTATTATCATGTAATTATTATGATATTAATATCACATTACATCTCATTACATTATATCTAGATTTTGTATTACCATAGTATAATGTATTACCTATACATATACTTTATTGCATATATATTAGTTATTTTTTAGTGTCTTCTTCTTAGCTATTATCATGTAATTATTATGATATTAATATCACATTACATCTCATTACATTATATCAAGATTTTGTATTACCATAGTATAATGTATTACCTATACATATACTTTATTGCATATATATTAGTTATTTTTTAGTGTCTTATCAAACTTTAATCAAATGTTAGATCTTTTACATCagatataataattattttattagttaatttaaatccattttataaatattttgtaatttttatctGCATTAGTCTTTATTACTTTTAATTTATTATTGAGTTTCATCTTATGTTTTTTCCATATAACTAGCATATTGTATTTATTATAATAGTATgtcatatattatattttaaagttgtctttaAACCATTGGTCATTTTTGTTATCTTTTCCTACTCCTCATTCCACGTGTTTTTGTATATCTCTCTGCTCAACCCTTCAAATACAACCTTGAACCAGTCTAACTTGACAACTTATAATCTTCCATATCCTAGCATTTCTAaatatcttgatgatggatcacgtagtgtgatccgaaacgttgatgctaaaatgttacacaatcaaatccaaaagcaaatAAATGATATTAACATTCATAATTTCAAacctattataaaaaaattaactaGCTATTAACAAGACATTATTTCTACTCAGAAACATTTTATAATAACCTtgcataaccctaatcctaattcatAAGATATATTAATCATGATTTTATCTCAAAATATAACCCTAAATATAACATGAATATATAATTATATCTCTATATGTAACACAAACTATAATTTTATCtctaaccataaccttaaccttAATATTAAACCAAACTTAactctaacattaaccctaaccctagtttTCCATTTTTAACCCTATTCCTAACCTTGAAATTCATTATAACCTTAACCATGCAACCCTAagtctaattctaaccctaaccctagccctaactaTATGAGATTAAtattaaccataaccataattatattcctactcctaactctaaccctaatcttaaccctaaccctaaccttaattataCCTCTAGCCTTTATTGTAAACTTAACACTAATCCTAACCCTtaccataaccctaaccttaaatgtAACTCTAATTCTAACCTAATAATAAACCAAGCCTTAATCTTTTCCCTAACCTAAACCATGTTTGTATATCCAACCCCAATTAATTTAATATCTTAATCATAATTCTCTCTCTAAATGTAACCCTAACTATATAACATGAATATATAATTCTATCTCTAACTGTAACAAAAACTATAAcacaaaatttattttattttctaactataaccttaaccttaatataaaaaataaccttaaccctaaccctacttCTATTTATAACCCTTTGTAACATATGAAATTAAGATGGATAAGGATGTTAGAACTACTTCCTCTAGGGAACGTGGGTTGGCTATGCTTGATAAGTTATCTATTGCTACCAAAAATTTTGAGGCCACAGAAAATAACCTCAATGGTGATAAATCTAAAGAACATTTTGAGGATTCACATTTTACTAGGAATGATTCTAAAATCAATGAAGAGACCCAAGAAGAGCCACTTGATTTGATTTTGGCATAATCACTTTCCTAGTCCCCTTAGCTAAGACTTAGTTCAACGAGGCTCATGAAGGACTAAATATCCTAAACTATTATGGAGATGATGAATACCAAGGTATTAGTGGAGGCACAAATGAGGCTCATGACTAGCAAGTGATGGCTATACAAATTGAGGATCTTAATGCCAGGATTGAGAGTTTGGAAACCTCTCAAAATTATCTAGGATGTGAAATAAATAGAGAGTGGATCAAATGCTTGGAAGGTGGTATTGAGAACCTAATTAGAATTAACAAAGGCCTCATTAAAAATTTTGTGAGGGAGGTTGTGATAGTGGCGAATAAtattgagaaaaagaagaaaaggagggCCCCAATGAAGATCAAGGATGAACGGATCAAGGGAAAGACTATCCTGGCACCTTACTCCAATGAGAGGAGGAGATGAAGGACATGTGCTAAATGGATGGGGCTATATTTCTTAATTtcgtcaattttttattttttattttttcttgtctTAGCTATTTTTAGTTGGCTATCTCATAACTTTTATGTTtatgtgtacgtgtatgtgtacGTGTACATGTATGTGTACGTGTACGTTCATGCACCTGTACATGTGcgtgtatgtgtacgtgtatgtgtacatgtgtgtgtgtatgtgtacgtgtacgtgtacatgtatgtgtacatgtacgtGTATGTGTAAATGTGCatgtacgtgtatgtgtatgtgtatgtgtatgtgtatgtttatgtttatgtttgtgtttatttttatttttatgtttatgtttctatTAGTGTtagtgtttgtgtttgtgtttatgTAAACTCTTTataaatatttcaatatttttatggGCTTCACCTCGAAGCCCTGATTTTTTTCAAGTTGGTTTTTTATTTGGATGTGTAACGGGTTGGGAACCTTCCccgcttaatcaaaaacatatagaATTGAGATTTACTAAATTAATGTAAACTAAGGATATCAATGGCCCATTTGTAACATTGTAACATGAATAGACTTAGTTATAGTCCTAAAAGGAGAGCTATGTACTTGGATTTTGTCCATTTGTAGCAAAAGAATTGAGATTATGAAGTGTGTATGTGATATAGGTGAACTATAGAAAAATGAGTGATTTGAGTAATAAACAACAAAtatagaaagaataatagacacaacaagccaaaaataaaatagagatataGAAAGGAACATGGATTTAAAATCTATAGCAAAAAGTGCCAAACATGTTTACAAGTGTTGGTTTCCCTAGTCTAAAAATATCTTAAGCTAATGAAGGTAAGCAAGCATGCAATTAGGAGGTTCTGAAATCTTGTCCCCCAAAAATTGAAGCCAATATGGAAGGACAAGAGTAACTACTTAATTAGTCCATGGTTCTTCATCCATTCTAAGTCTATCATAGATTTTAACTATTTAATACTCTTGTACAATCAAATTTGGACTTTCACAtacaaagaagaggaaaaatggttgtgttgtataggggcttaccTAAGTCAAAGGTCTTGTGTTGGTGTCCTCACCTCCACAATAGTTGTGATGAGTGAAAGAGTGTGTGTCCTAGGGAGGATAGAGAAAAATCAAATGGAGAATGCTAAAATATTGAATTGACAAAATTATCTTAACAATAAAAGATAAACATGAGATCATACTTGAATGTAGAATGCTTGTAGTCTACTACTTATTATAAGGCTTTAAAATGTAGTTGATTAGAACATTTTGTAGCCTGTTAGA is part of the Cryptomeria japonica chromosome 10, Sugi_1.0, whole genome shotgun sequence genome and harbors:
- the LOC131064815 gene encoding inactive leucine-rich repeat receptor-like serine/threonine-protein kinase At1g60630, with the translated sequence MGVLSNYLFANVTELRVLSFKNNGLTRSLPNLSKVYFIKQIDFSNNNLNGSIPVSLVNSTFLEELYLQNNELTGFSVSDFNGDERSSLIILGDHLDPLNKTILHSNWTSAHCYENVSHWIGIRCMNGRAVQLFLEGMWLDGSIPWDVFANVTELRVLSFKNNTLTGSLPDFSNFHLIKQIDFSYNKLNGSIPLSLVNSSLLQELYLQNNELTGSIPAFNQSSLKAFDVSNNQLTGSIPNTAVLNSFNEPAYLGNDLMCGTKLSHDCSMSPSPLPSSLRSPLPSPSPSPSPSPSPSASPSPDDRSKSSGLSKDILALIYIVSAALVLIIIVLFASLYQKFI